The following are from one region of the Streptococcus sp. 1643 genome:
- a CDS encoding branched-chain amino acid ABC transporter permease, translating to MLQQLVNGLILGSVYALLALGYTMVYGIIKLINFAHGDIYMMGAFIGYFLINSFQMDFFLALIISMAGTALLGVVIEFLAYRPLRHSTRIAVLITAIGVSFLLEYGMVYLVGANTRAFPQAIETVRFDLGPISLTNVQLMILAVSIFLMVLLQLIVQKTKMGKAMRAVSVDSDAAQLMGINVNRTISFTFALGSALAGAAGVLIALYYNSLEPLMGVTPGLKSFVAAVLGGIGIIPGAALGGFVIGLLETFATAFGMSDFRDAIVYGILLLILIVRPAGILGKNVKEKV from the coding sequence ATGCTCCAACAACTTGTGAATGGTCTAATTCTGGGTAGTGTTTATGCACTTTTAGCTCTGGGTTATACCATGGTTTATGGAATTATCAAACTCATCAACTTCGCCCATGGCGATATTTACATGATGGGTGCCTTTATTGGTTACTTTTTGATTAATTCTTTCCAAATGGATTTCTTTTTAGCTTTAATTATTTCAATGGCTGGAACTGCACTACTTGGTGTTGTGATTGAATTTCTTGCTTACCGTCCTTTGCGACACTCTACACGTATTGCTGTATTAATTACTGCCATCGGAGTCTCTTTCCTACTGGAATACGGAATGGTTTATCTAGTAGGTGCCAATACTCGTGCCTTCCCTCAAGCAATTGAAACAGTCCGCTTTGACTTGGGACCAATTAGTTTGACTAATGTTCAATTGATGATTTTAGCAGTTTCTATATTCTTGATGGTTTTATTGCAATTGATCGTCCAAAAAACAAAAATGGGGAAAGCCATGCGTGCGGTATCAGTTGATAGTGACGCAGCTCAATTGATGGGAATTAATGTAAATCGTACAATCAGCTTTACCTTTGCTTTGGGTTCAGCCCTTGCTGGTGCAGCAGGTGTCCTCATTGCCCTTTACTACAACTCTCTTGAACCTTTGATGGGTGTGACTCCGGGTTTGAAATCATTCGTTGCGGCCGTACTGGGTGGTATCGGGATTATTCCTGGTGCAGCTCTAGGGGGATTTGTGATTGGCTTGTTGGAAACATTTGCTACTGCCTTCGGTATGTCTGATTTCCGTGATGCTATCGTGTATGGAATCTTGCTTTTGATTCTGATTGTTCGACCTGCGGGTATCCTTGGTAAGAATGTGAAAGAGAAGGTGTAA
- a CDS encoding cytidine/deoxycytidylate deaminase family protein, producing MTEKRLAWDEYFAAQALLIANRSTCKRAKVGAILVKDNKVISTGYNGSVSGTEHCIDHECLVIEGHCVRTLHAEVNAILQGAERGVPRGFTAYVTHFPCLNCTKQLLQVGCKRVVYINQYRMDDYAQYLYQEKGTELTHLPLETVQTALQEADLI from the coding sequence ATGACAGAAAAAAGACTGGCTTGGGATGAGTACTTTGCAGCCCAGGCTTTACTGATTGCCAATCGTTCGACCTGCAAACGTGCCAAGGTGGGAGCTATCCTCGTTAAGGACAATAAAGTCATTTCAACAGGCTACAATGGTTCTGTATCGGGAACGGAGCACTGTATCGACCACGAATGTCTAGTCATTGAAGGACACTGTGTCCGAACCCTTCACGCCGAGGTTAATGCCATCTTGCAAGGAGCTGAACGAGGGGTTCCAAGAGGATTTACAGCCTATGTGACCCATTTCCCTTGTCTGAACTGCACCAAACAACTGCTACAAGTTGGTTGTAAGCGCGTGGTTTATATCAACCAGTACCGAATGGATGACTATGCCCAGTACCTTTATCAAGAAAAAGGCACCGAGTTGACCCATTTACCATTAGAGACTGTTCAGACAGCTCTTCAAGAGGCAGATTTGATTTAA
- a CDS encoding ABC transporter ATP-binding protein, with amino-acid sequence MALLEVKQLTKHFGGLTAVGDVTLELNEGELVGLIGPNGAGKTTLFNLLTGVYEPSEGTVTLDGHLLNGKTPYKIASLGLSRTFQNIRLFKDLTVLENVLIAFSNHHKQHVLASFLRLPAFYKNEEELKSKALDLLKIFDLDGDADTLAKNLAYGQQRRLEIVRALATEPKILFLDEPAAGMNPQETAELTELIRRIKDEFKITIMLIEHDMNLVMEVTERIYVLEYGRLIAHGTPDEIKNDKRVIEAYLGGEA; translated from the coding sequence ATGGCACTACTTGAAGTTAAACAGTTAACCAAACATTTTGGCGGTCTAACAGCTGTTGGAGATGTCACTCTTGAATTGAACGAGGGAGAATTGGTTGGTTTGATCGGACCAAACGGGGCTGGTAAAACAACCCTTTTCAATCTCTTGACTGGTGTTTATGAACCAAGCGAAGGTACTGTGACACTAGATGGTCATCTCCTAAATGGGAAAACTCCCTATAAGATTGCTTCACTTGGACTCAGTCGTACTTTCCAAAATATTCGTCTGTTTAAGGACTTAACAGTTTTGGAAAATGTTTTGATTGCATTTAGCAATCATCATAAACAACATGTCCTTGCGAGCTTTCTACGTCTACCAGCTTTTTATAAGAATGAGGAAGAATTAAAAAGCAAAGCTTTGGACTTGCTGAAGATTTTTGATTTGGATGGTGACGCAGATACTCTTGCGAAGAATCTGGCCTATGGCCAACAACGTCGATTAGAAATCGTTCGTGCTCTGGCAACTGAACCTAAAATCCTCTTTCTGGATGAACCTGCAGCTGGGATGAATCCACAAGAAACAGCTGAATTGACAGAATTGATCCGTCGTATCAAAGATGAATTTAAAATTACCATCATGCTCATCGAACACGACATGAATTTGGTTATGGAAGTCACTGAGCGTATCTATGTTCTTGAATATGGTCGGTTAATCGCTCATGGGACTCCGGATGAGATCAAGAACGACAAACGCGTTATCGAAGCTTATCTAGGAGGTGAAGCCTAA
- a CDS encoding TetR/AcrR family transcriptional regulator, with translation MSERKISEKSLENLRKSNQESNFLTREAIETALLQLLEKKDLTKISISELVKRAGVSRAAFYRNYDSKEEILESVFKRSVHNIMEQLSHYDVKTDLYLVWVHLFRAAKKEAKVIQLALDYHLEKIFVQAMQEFLEKYHGKSKGVSSYLHSFWSSAIVSVLLKWIKDGMKVPAEKIADLRLPFFKK, from the coding sequence ATGTCTGAACGTAAAATATCTGAAAAATCTCTTGAAAATCTCAGAAAATCAAATCAAGAATCCAATTTTTTAACCAGAGAAGCAATCGAGACGGCTCTTTTGCAACTTCTAGAGAAAAAAGACTTGACCAAGATCAGCATTTCGGAGCTGGTCAAACGGGCGGGCGTCTCTCGTGCTGCCTTCTATCGTAACTATGATTCCAAAGAAGAGATTTTGGAAAGTGTTTTTAAACGCAGTGTCCATAACATTATGGAACAGCTCAGTCATTACGATGTCAAAACCGACCTTTATCTAGTCTGGGTTCACCTTTTCCGCGCAGCCAAGAAAGAAGCCAAGGTTATTCAACTTGCTCTGGACTACCACTTGGAAAAGATTTTCGTCCAAGCCATGCAGGAATTTTTGGAAAAATACCACGGAAAATCAAAAGGGGTCAGTAGCTACCTTCATTCCTTTTGGAGTTCTGCCATCGTATCGGTTCTGCTCAAATGGATCAAGGATGGCATGAAGGTTCCAGCTGAAAAGATTGCCGATTTACGCTTGCCATTTTTCAAAAAATAG
- the clpP gene encoding ATP-dependent Clp protease proteolytic subunit ClpP, with amino-acid sequence MIPVVIEQTSRGERSYDIYSRLLKDRIIMLTGPVEDNMANSVIAQLLFLDAQDSTKDIYLYVNTPGGSVSAGLAIVDTMNFIKADVQTIVMGMAASMGTVIASSGAKGKRFMLPNAEYMIHQPMGGTGGGTQQTDMAIAAEHLLKTRKTLEQILADNSGKSVEQIHADAERDYWMSAQETLEYGFIDEIMANNSLS; translated from the coding sequence ATGATTCCTGTAGTTATTGAACAAACAAGCCGTGGAGAACGTTCCTATGATATTTACTCTCGTCTTCTGAAAGACCGCATCATCATGCTAACAGGTCCAGTTGAAGACAACATGGCCAACTCTGTTATCGCCCAATTACTTTTCTTGGATGCCCAAGACAGCACAAAAGATATTTACCTTTATGTCAATACACCTGGGGGCTCTGTTTCAGCTGGTTTGGCAATCGTTGATACCATGAACTTTATCAAAGCGGATGTCCAAACTATCGTTATGGGGATGGCTGCATCCATGGGGACTGTCATTGCATCAAGTGGCGCAAAAGGCAAACGTTTCATGCTTCCAAATGCAGAGTACATGATTCACCAACCAATGGGTGGTACAGGTGGCGGTACCCAACAAACCGATATGGCAATCGCTGCAGAGCACTTGCTTAAAACTCGTAAGACTTTGGAGCAAATCCTTGCAGATAACTCTGGTAAATCAGTCGAGCAAATTCATGCAGATGCGGAACGTGATTACTGGATGAGTGCCCAAGAAACACTTGAATATGGCTTTATCGATGAAATCATGGCCAACAATTCTTTAAGCTAA
- a CDS encoding branched-chain amino acid ABC transporter permease, with product MKTNLKVNILWLFLLLAGYGLISVLVSAGVLNLFHVQILEQIGINIILAVGLNLIVGFSGQFSLGHAGFMAIGAYAAAIIGSKSPTYGAFFGAMVLGALISGAVALLVGIPTLRLKGDYLAVATLGVSEIIRIFIINGGSLTNGAAGILGIPNFTNWQMVYLFVVITTIATLNFLRSPIGRSTLSVREDEIAAESVGVNTTKIKIIAFVFGAITASIAGSLQAGFIGSVVPKDYTFINSINVLIIVVFGGLGSITGTIVSAIVLGILNMLLQDVASVRMIIYALALVLVMIFRPGGLLGTWELSLSRFFKKSKKEGQN from the coding sequence ATGAAGACAAATCTTAAAGTAAATATTCTCTGGTTATTCCTTCTGTTAGCGGGTTATGGATTGATTAGCGTACTGGTTTCTGCTGGTGTTCTCAATCTATTCCATGTCCAAATTTTAGAACAAATTGGGATTAATATCATCCTTGCAGTAGGTTTGAACTTAATCGTTGGTTTTTCAGGACAATTCTCACTTGGTCATGCAGGTTTTATGGCAATTGGGGCTTATGCAGCAGCGATTATTGGTTCAAAATCACCAACCTATGGTGCCTTCTTTGGAGCAATGGTCTTGGGCGCTTTGATTTCTGGTGCAGTTGCTTTGCTCGTTGGGATTCCGACACTTCGTTTGAAGGGTGACTACCTGGCTGTTGCGACACTAGGTGTTTCAGAAATCATTCGTATCTTTATCATTAATGGTGGTAGTTTGACCAACGGTGCTGCTGGTATCTTGGGTATACCAAACTTTACCAACTGGCAAATGGTTTATCTTTTTGTAGTGATCACAACTATTGCAACTCTAAACTTCTTACGTAGTCCAATTGGACGCTCTACTCTATCTGTTCGTGAGGATGAGATTGCTGCTGAATCCGTTGGGGTAAACACTACAAAGATCAAGATTATCGCTTTTGTCTTTGGTGCCATTACAGCAAGTATTGCTGGTTCACTTCAGGCCGGTTTTATCGGTTCTGTTGTCCCAAAAGATTACACTTTTATTAATTCCATCAACGTGCTGATTATCGTTGTATTTGGTGGACTTGGATCTATTACTGGTACCATCGTTTCAGCGATTGTTTTAGGAATTTTAAATATGCTCCTTCAAGATGTAGCTAGCGTACGTATGATCATCTACGCCTTGGCTCTTGTATTGGTGATGATTTTCAGACCAGGTGGACTTCTTGGGACATGGGAATTGAGTCTATCACGTTTCTTTAAAAAATCGAAGAAGGAGGGACAAAACTAA
- a CDS encoding DegV family protein gives MTWKIVADSGCDYRQLATPAIDTEFVSVPLTIQVADQVFIDDANLDIDHMMETMYATSEASKSACPSPDDYLRAFEGAKHIFVVTITGTLSGSHNSAQLAKNIYLEEHPDTQIHVIDTLSAGGEVDLIVEKINSLIDQGLSYEEIVEAITAYQEKTKLLFVLAKVDNLVKNGRLSKLIGTVVGLLNIRMVGEASETGTLELLQKARGPKKSLQAAYEELIKAGYAGGRIVMAHRSNDKFCQQLSERLLETFPQADIKIIPTSGLCSFYAEDGGLLMGYEIN, from the coding sequence ATGACTTGGAAGATTGTAGCTGACTCTGGTTGTGATTATCGTCAACTAGCAACTCCTGCTATTGATACTGAATTTGTGAGTGTTCCTTTAACCATTCAAGTAGCTGATCAGGTCTTTATCGATGATGCCAATCTTGACATTGACCACATGATGGAAACCATGTATGCGACTTCTGAGGCTTCAAAATCAGCCTGTCCTAGCCCTGATGATTACCTGCGTGCATTTGAAGGTGCTAAGCATATCTTTGTCGTTACCATCACTGGAACTCTTTCAGGTAGTCATAATAGTGCACAGCTCGCTAAGAATATCTATCTTGAAGAACACCCTGACACTCAGATTCATGTGATCGATACATTGTCTGCAGGTGGTGAGGTTGACTTGATTGTCGAGAAAATCAATAGCTTGATTGATCAAGGACTTTCTTATGAGGAAATTGTTGAAGCTATTACAGCCTACCAAGAAAAAACGAAGTTGCTTTTTGTCCTTGCTAAGGTCGATAACTTGGTAAAAAATGGCCGTTTGAGTAAGCTTATCGGTACAGTCGTTGGCCTCCTCAACATCCGTATGGTTGGGGAAGCAAGTGAAACTGGAACCTTAGAACTACTCCAAAAAGCGCGTGGACCCAAAAAATCCCTTCAAGCAGCCTATGAAGAACTCATCAAGGCTGGCTACGCTGGTGGCCGTATCGTCATGGCTCATCGCAGCAATGATAAATTCTGTCAGCAATTGTCAGAACGCTTGCTGGAAACCTTCCCGCAAGCGGATATCAAAATCATCCCTACGTCTGGTCTCTGCAGTTTCTATGCAGAAGATGGCGGTTTGTTGATGGGATATGAAATTAACTAA
- the prfB gene encoding peptide chain release factor 2 (programmed frameshift): MDISEIRQKIDANREKLASFRGSLDLEGLEEEIAILENKMTEPDFWNDNIAAQKTSQELNELKNTYNTFRKMEELQDEVEILLDFLAEDESVHDELVEQLTELDKMMTSYEMTLLLSEPYDHNNAILEIHPGSGGTEAQDWGDMLLRMYTRYGNAKGFKVEVLDYQAGDEAGIKSVTLSFEGPNAYGLLKSEMGVHRLVRISPFDSAKRRHTSFTSVEVMPELDDTIEVEIREDDIKMDTFRSGGAGGQNVNKVSTGVRLTHIPTGTVVQSTVDRTQYGNRDRAMKMLQAKLYQMEQEKKAAEVDSLKGEKKEITWGSQIRSYVFTPYTMVKDHRTSFEVAQVDKVMDGDLDGFIDAYLKWRIS, encoded by the exons ATGGACATTTCAGAAATTCGTCAAAAAATTGACGCAAATCGTGAAAAATTAGCTTCTTTTAGGGGGTCTCTT GACCTCGAAGGCTTAGAGGAAGAGATTGCCATCTTGGAAAATAAGATGACAGAACCTGATTTTTGGAACGATAATATCGCGGCCCAAAAAACGTCGCAAGAATTAAATGAATTAAAAAACACCTATAACACCTTCCGTAAAATGGAAGAGTTGCAGGATGAAGTTGAGATTTTATTGGACTTTTTAGCAGAAGACGAGTCAGTCCATGATGAACTGGTCGAACAGTTGACAGAACTGGATAAGATGATGACCAGCTACGAGATGACCCTTCTCTTGTCAGAACCTTATGACCATAATAATGCAATCTTGGAAATCCATCCAGGATCTGGTGGTACTGAGGCACAGGACTGGGGCGATATGTTGCTTCGTATGTATACTCGTTATGGAAATGCCAAAGGCTTTAAAGTAGAAGTCTTGGATTACCAAGCTGGTGATGAAGCAGGTATCAAGTCTGTGACCTTGTCTTTTGAAGGACCCAATGCTTATGGCCTACTTAAATCAGAAATGGGTGTTCACCGTTTAGTCCGTATTTCGCCATTTGACTCTGCCAAACGTCGCCATACTTCATTTACATCCGTAGAGGTTATGCCTGAGTTGGATGATACCATCGAAGTGGAGATTCGTGAAGATGATATCAAAATGGATACCTTCCGTTCAGGTGGCGCTGGTGGACAAAACGTCAATAAGGTTTCAACAGGTGTGCGTTTGACACACATTCCTACGGGAACTGTCGTCCAATCAACGGTCGATCGTACCCAGTATGGAAATAGAGATCGTGCCATGAAGATGTTGCAGGCTAAGCTCTATCAAATGGAGCAAGAAAAGAAAGCTGCGGAAGTTGATTCCCTTAAAGGTGAGAAAAAAGAAATCACATGGGGAAGCCAAATCCGTTCATATGTTTTCACGCCTTATACTATGGTAAAAGATCACCGTACAAGCTTTGAAGTTGCTCAGGTAGATAAGGTGATGGATGGAGACCTTGATGGTTTTATCGATGCCTACCTCAAGTGGCGAATCAGCTAA
- a CDS encoding ABC transporter ATP-binding protein, translating to MSMLKVENLSVHYGMIQAVRDVSFEVNEGEVVSLIGANGAGKTTILRTLSGLVRPSAGKIQFLGKEIQKLPAQKIVAGGLSQVPEGRHVFPGLTVMENLEMGAFLKKNREENQANLKKVFSRFPRLEERKNQDAATLSGGEQQMLAMGRALMSTPKLLLLDEPSMGLAPIFIQEIFDIIQDIQKQGTTVLLIEQNANKALAISDRGYVLETGKIVLSGTGKELAASDEVRKAYLGG from the coding sequence ATGTCTATGTTAAAAGTTGAAAACCTCTCTGTGCATTACGGTATGATCCAAGCAGTTCGTGATGTAAGTTTCGAGGTTAATGAAGGTGAAGTTGTTTCCTTGATTGGTGCCAATGGTGCTGGTAAAACAACCATTCTTCGTACCCTTTCAGGTTTGGTTCGTCCAAGTGCTGGTAAAATTCAGTTTTTAGGAAAAGAAATTCAAAAGTTGCCTGCACAAAAAATCGTGGCAGGTGGTCTTTCACAAGTTCCTGAGGGACGCCATGTTTTTCCAGGCTTGACTGTTATGGAAAACTTAGAAATGGGAGCCTTTTTAAAGAAAAATCGTGAAGAAAATCAAGCCAACTTGAAAAAAGTTTTCTCACGCTTCCCTCGTTTGGAAGAGCGTAAAAACCAAGATGCGGCAACTCTTTCAGGTGGTGAACAGCAGATGCTGGCTATGGGACGCGCTCTCATGTCTACACCTAAGCTTCTTCTCTTGGATGAGCCGTCAATGGGACTTGCCCCGATCTTTATCCAAGAAATTTTTGATATCATTCAAGATATTCAGAAGCAAGGAACAACGGTTCTCCTAATTGAACAGAACGCTAACAAGGCTCTTGCTATCTCTGACCGTGGTTATGTACTTGAAACAGGAAAGATTGTCCTATCAGGAACAGGAAAAGAACTCGCAGCATCCGATGAAGTCAGAAAAGCATATCTAGGTGGCTAA
- a CDS encoding CBS domain-containing protein encodes MAVKDFMTRKVVYISPDTTVAHAADLMREQGLHRLPVIENDQLVGLVTEGTIAEASPSKATSLSIYEMNYLLNKTKVKDVMIRDVVTVSGYASLEDATYLMLKNKIGILPVVDNHQVYGVITDRDVFQAFLEIAGYGEEGIRVRFITENEVGVLGKIVALIVEEDLNISHTVNIPRKDGKVVIEVQIDGKIDLTALKDKFEKEGIQVEEITHTSAKVL; translated from the coding sequence ATGGCAGTTAAAGATTTCATGACCCGTAAGGTAGTTTATATCAGTCCAGATACGACTGTAGCACACGCAGCAGATTTGATGCGCGAGCAAGGTTTGCACCGTTTACCTGTTATCGAAAACGATCAATTAGTCGGATTGGTAACAGAAGGAACCATTGCGGAAGCCAGCCCATCTAAAGCAACCAGTCTCTCTATCTATGAGATGAATTATCTTCTGAATAAAACCAAAGTAAAAGATGTAATGATTCGAGATGTCGTGACGGTTTCTGGCTATGCTAGTCTAGAAGATGCGACCTACCTGATGCTGAAAAATAAAATTGGGATATTACCAGTCGTAGACAATCATCAGGTCTACGGTGTCATTACAGATCGCGATGTTTTTCAGGCTTTCTTGGAAATCGCCGGATACGGAGAAGAGGGGATTCGTGTTCGTTTCATTACAGAAAATGAAGTAGGAGTACTGGGAAAGATTGTAGCTCTAATTGTAGAAGAGGATTTAAATATTTCCCATACTGTTAACATTCCACGTAAGGATGGCAAGGTTGTTATCGAAGTTCAAATTGATGGAAAAATCGATTTGACTGCATTAAAGGATAAGTTTGAAAAAGAAGGAATTCAAGTGGAGGAGATCACTCATACCTCTGCCAAAGTCCTTTAA
- a CDS encoding YlbG family protein, with translation MFEKTNRSGLIIYLYYNRDAKKLQEYGDICYHSKKHRYLQLYVPTEELDDLVERLGKERYIKKIRRCHIQELETPFVGNLYRNEENVII, from the coding sequence ATGTTTGAAAAAACAAATCGATCAGGATTAATCATCTATCTCTACTATAATCGAGACGCAAAAAAACTTCAGGAATACGGTGATATCTGTTACCATTCCAAAAAACATCGTTACTTACAGCTCTATGTTCCAACTGAGGAGCTAGATGACTTAGTTGAGAGATTAGGTAAGGAAAGATATATCAAGAAAATTAGACGTTGCCATATTCAAGAGCTAGAAACTCCTTTCGTTGGCAATCTCTATCGTAACGAAGAAAACGTTATCATTTAA
- the upp gene encoding uracil phosphoribosyltransferase, producing the protein MGKIEVINHPLIQHKLSILRRTDTSTKAFRELVDEIAMLMGYEVLRDLPLEDVEIETPITKTVQKQLAGKKLAIVPILRAGIGMVDGLLSLVPAAKVGHIGMYRDEETLQPVEYLVKLPEDIDRRQIFVVDPMLATGGSAILAVDSLKKRGASNIKFVCLVSAPEGVKALQEAHPDVEIFTAALDEHLNEHGYIVPGLGDAGDRLFGTK; encoded by the coding sequence ATGGGAAAAATTGAAGTCATTAATCATCCACTCATTCAACACAAATTGTCAATCTTGCGTCGTACAGACACTTCTACAAAAGCTTTTCGTGAACTAGTAGACGAGATTGCAATGTTGATGGGATATGAAGTACTTCGTGATCTTCCACTTGAAGACGTGGAAATCGAAACACCTATCACAAAGACCGTTCAAAAACAATTGGCTGGGAAAAAATTGGCGATTGTCCCAATCTTGCGCGCAGGTATCGGGATGGTAGATGGCCTCTTGAGCTTGGTTCCAGCAGCCAAAGTTGGTCATATCGGTATGTACCGTGATGAAGAAACCCTTCAACCAGTTGAATACTTGGTGAAATTGCCTGAGGACATTGACCGACGTCAAATCTTTGTAGTGGACCCAATGTTGGCAACAGGTGGCTCAGCAATCTTGGCAGTAGATTCCCTTAAAAAACGTGGCGCTTCAAATATCAAGTTTGTCTGCCTAGTATCTGCTCCAGAAGGAGTGAAAGCTCTTCAAGAAGCACACCCAGATGTAGAAATCTTTACAGCAGCCTTAGATGAACACTTGAACGAACACGGTTATATCGTTCCAGGTCTTGGAGATGCTGGAGACCGCTTGTTCGGTACTAAATAA
- a CDS encoding ABC transporter substrate-binding protein, translated as MKKKFALSFVALASVALLAACGEVKSGASNTTGNPVDEKTIKIGFNFEETGAVAAYGTAEQKGAQLAVDEINAAGGIDGKQIEVVDKDNKSETAEAASVTTNLVTQSKVAAIVGPATSGATAAAVANATKAGVPLISPSATQDGLTKGQDYLFIGTFQDSFQGKIISNYVTNKLNAKKVVLYTDNASDYAKGIAKSFREAYKGEIVADETFVAGDTDFQAALTKMKDKEFDAIVVPGYYTEAGKIVNQARGMGIDKPIIGGDGFNGEEFVQQATAERASNIYFISGFSTTVDVSAKAKTFLEAYRAKYNEEPSTFSALAYDSVYLVANAAKGAKNSGEIKDNLAKTKDFEGVTGQTSFDADHNTVKTAYMMTMNNGKVEEAEVVKP; from the coding sequence ATGAAGAAAAAATTTGCCCTATCTTTTGTGGCTCTTGCTAGTGTGGCTCTTCTTGCTGCCTGTGGAGAGGTCAAGTCAGGAGCGTCAAACACAACTGGAAATCCAGTAGACGAAAAAACAATTAAAATCGGTTTTAACTTTGAAGAGACAGGTGCTGTGGCAGCTTATGGTACAGCTGAACAAAAAGGTGCCCAACTTGCTGTAGACGAAATCAACGCTGCAGGTGGAATTGATGGAAAACAAATCGAAGTTGTAGACAAAGACAACAAGTCAGAAACTGCTGAAGCAGCTTCTGTTACAACAAACCTTGTTACCCAATCAAAAGTAGCAGCTATTGTAGGACCTGCGACATCTGGTGCAACTGCTGCAGCTGTAGCTAACGCTACTAAAGCTGGAGTGCCATTGATTTCACCAAGTGCTACTCAAGACGGTTTGACTAAAGGTCAAGATTACCTATTTATCGGAACATTCCAAGATAGCTTCCAAGGGAAGATTATTTCTAATTATGTAACAAACAAATTGAATGCTAAGAAGGTTGTTCTTTATACTGACAACGCTAGTGACTATGCAAAAGGTATTGCTAAATCTTTCCGCGAAGCTTACAAGGGTGAGATTGTAGCAGATGAAACGTTTGTAGCAGGCGATACTGACTTCCAAGCAGCCCTTACTAAAATGAAAGACAAAGAGTTTGACGCTATCGTTGTTCCAGGTTACTACACAGAAGCAGGTAAAATTGTAAACCAAGCTCGTGGTATGGGAATTGATAAACCAATCATTGGTGGTGATGGATTTAACGGTGAAGAATTTGTTCAACAAGCAACTGCTGAAAGAGCATCAAACATTTACTTCATCTCAGGATTCTCAACTACTGTTGATGTTTCTGCAAAAGCTAAAACTTTCCTTGAAGCATACCGTGCTAAATACAATGAAGAGCCTTCAACATTCTCAGCTTTAGCCTATGACTCAGTTTACCTAGTAGCAAATGCTGCAAAAGGTGCTAAAAACTCAGGTGAAATCAAGGACAACCTTGCTAAAACCAAAGATTTTGAAGGTGTAACTGGTCAAACAAGCTTTGATGCTGACCACAATACAGTGAAAACTGCTTACATGATGACCATGAACAATGGTAAAGTTGAAGAAGCAGAAGTTGTAAAACCATAA